One Coregonus clupeaformis isolate EN_2021a chromosome 33, ASM2061545v1, whole genome shotgun sequence DNA window includes the following coding sequences:
- the LOC121549136 gene encoding creatine kinase B-type yields the protein MPFGNTHNKLKMNYSAEQEYPDLSQHNNHMAKVLTPEMYANLRDKETPSGFTVDDVIQTGVDNPGHPFIMTVGCVAGDEETYEVFKELLDPIIEDRHGGYKPSDKHKTDLNPDNLVGGDDLDPNYVLSSRVRTGRSVRGFCLPPHCSRGERRAIENMAIESLASLDGDLNGQYYALKNMTDDEQQQLIDDHFLFDKPVSPLLLASGMGRDWPDGRGIWHNDGKTFLVWVNEEDHLRVISMQKGGNMKEVFHRFCTGLTKIETLFKDKGHEFMWNEHLGYVLTCPSNLGTGLRAGVHVKLPTMSKHEKFGEVLKRLRLQKRGTGGVDTAAVGGVFDISNADRLGFSEVELVQMVVDGVKTLVEMEKRLEGGQSFDDLMPDQK from the exons ATGCCTTTCGGTAATACCCACAACAAACTGAAGATGAACTACTCCGCGGAGCAGGAGTACCCCGACCTCAGCCAGCATAACAACCACATGGCCAAGGTGCTCACTCCAGAGATGTACGCCAACCTGCGGGACAAAGAAACTCCAAGTGGATTTACCGTGGATGATGTCATTCAAACTGGGGTTGATAACCCAG GCCACCCCTTCATCATGACAGTGGGCTGTGTGGCCGGAGATGAGGAGACGTACGAGGTGTTCAAGGAGCTGCTGGACCCCATCATCGAAGACCGCCACGGCGGATACAAGCCCTCAGACAAACACAAGACCGACCTGAACCCAGATAACCTTGTG GGTGGGGATGACCTGGACCCCAACTACGTCCTGAGTTCCAGAGTGCGAACTGGCAGGAGTGTCCGTGGGTTCTGCCTCCCCCCACACTGCAGCCGTGGGGAGCGACGCGCCATCGAGAACATGGCCATCGAAA GTCTAGCCTCACTGGATGGAGACCTCAATGGCCAGTATTACGCCCTGAAGAACATGACAGACGATGAGCAGCAACAGCTGATTGACGACCACTTCCTGTTCGACAAACCCGTGTCCCCCCTGCTGCTGGCGTCCGGGATGGGCCGTGACTGGCCCGACGGCAGGGGCATCTG GCACAATGACGGCAAGACCTTCCTGGTCTGGGTGAATGAGGAGGATCATCTGCGAGTCATCTCTATGCAGAAGGGTGGCAACATGAAGGAGGTGTTCCACCGCTTCTGCACTGGCCtcacaaag ATTGAGACACTGTTCAAGGACAAGGGCCATGAGTTCATGTGGAACGAGCACCTGGGCTACGTGCTCACCTGCCCCTCCAACCTGGGCACAGGGCTGCGCGCCGGCGTGCACGTCAAGCTGCCCACCATGAGCAAGCACGAGAAATTCGGCGAGGTCCTCAAGAGGTTGAGGCTGCAGAAGCGTGGCACAG GTGGTGTAGACACCGCAGCAGTAGGCGGTGTCTTCGACATCTCCAACGCCGACCGTCTGGGCTTCTCCGAGGTGGAGCTGGTGCAGATGGTTGTCGACGGCGTCAAGACCCTCGTCGAGATGGAAAAGCGTCTGGAGGGCGGCCAGTCCTTCGACGACCTGATGCCTGACCAGAAGTGA